The proteins below come from a single Gimesia alba genomic window:
- a CDS encoding zinc ribbon domain-containing protein gives MTIEFSCSHCDKVLKTSDDKAGRRAKCPQCGEPVTVPQPAATAEDHGFDGFDEFDEPVPEEESFLAGASIDCPMCGESIPADSKKCHHCGETLKEEQIASSYIITVGEVYSRAWHVFKANLGKIIGIQLLAYIASAVATFLLLLILGAIGFAGFLAMGKPNPGAAFVLLFIIYYVVLIVVSSVVQSYFLLGVLSFLLKLVRGSQPGFNELFSGGPYLGRMLLCSLIFLLLYLLGYLCFVIPGIIIALMFWPYAFLLIDRNLPGIKSFTESRNITRGNLLSLFLIYLVMVGITLISYAFLFLVVSGMEQVQGGMAIVAVLFILGFIAAIYLIFIPFVLMVGTVSYAEMTGQ, from the coding sequence TTGACGATTGAGTTCAGTTGTTCGCATTGTGATAAAGTTCTGAAGACGTCAGATGATAAAGCAGGACGCAGAGCCAAATGTCCTCAATGTGGAGAACCGGTCACTGTCCCGCAGCCTGCTGCTACAGCAGAAGATCACGGCTTTGACGGCTTTGATGAATTCGATGAGCCAGTTCCTGAAGAAGAAAGTTTTCTGGCAGGAGCAAGTATCGATTGTCCCATGTGTGGAGAATCGATACCTGCAGATTCTAAAAAGTGCCATCATTGTGGTGAGACACTTAAAGAAGAACAGATTGCTAGTTCATACATAATTACTGTAGGTGAGGTTTATTCGAGAGCGTGGCATGTCTTTAAAGCAAACTTGGGGAAGATTATTGGTATTCAGTTACTGGCATATATCGCATCTGCCGTGGCAACATTCCTGTTATTACTAATACTAGGAGCAATAGGCTTCGCAGGCTTTCTGGCGATGGGGAAGCCGAATCCTGGTGCCGCATTCGTTTTATTATTCATCATCTATTATGTAGTACTTATCGTAGTCAGTTCCGTCGTTCAATCGTATTTTCTTTTAGGGGTTCTCTCCTTTTTATTGAAGTTGGTGCGAGGGTCACAACCAGGGTTTAACGAACTCTTCAGCGGAGGCCCCTATTTGGGACGCATGTTACTATGTAGTCTTATTTTTCTTCTGTTATATCTGCTTGGTTACCTATGCTTTGTAATACCAGGAATCATAATAGCGCTCATGTTTTGGCCCTACGCGTTCTTGTTGATCGACCGAAATTTGCCAGGCATTAAATCCTTCACAGAGTCCCGGAACATAACCAGGGGTAATCTTTTAAGCTTATTTTTGATTTACCTGGTGATGGTGGGAATCACGCTAATCTCCTATGCTTTCTTATTCTTGGTGGTTTCGGGTATGGAGCAGGTACAGGGAGGGATGGCTATCGTGGCAGTGCTATTTATACTGGGATTTATTGCCGCGATTTACCTTATTTTTATCCCCTTTGTTCTGATGGTAGGTACGGTGAGTTACGCTGAAATGACTGGCCAGTGA
- the ruvB gene encoding Holliday junction branch migration DNA helicase RuvB translates to MLEVNMVREPVIRGDEEPEEDFSGAGGGWDSSYLADDAEYDDALRPQRLSEVVGQRAVVERLEVFLDATRKRNEPLGHLLLDGPPGLGKTTLASVLPRELGTELQITSGPSLSAPKDLLPYLTNASHGSFLFIDEIHRMPATVEEFIYPAMEDFRVDITLGEGLNARTVNMKLQKFTVIGATTRSGMLTAPLRDRFVRREHLDFYEDVELIEIVRRNAKKLRTEITDEAAFEIARRSRGTPRKANNLLRWARDYATSKADGNITNDIVARAFEMLEIDQIGLERQDRRYLETLIKTFSGGPAGVQALGHSLNIPADTLEDEVEPFLLRSGFIQRSPRGRIVTMAALEHLKLTPPDAGALFG, encoded by the coding sequence ATTCTGGAAGTGAACATGGTTCGTGAACCTGTCATAAGAGGCGATGAGGAACCGGAAGAAGATTTTTCCGGTGCTGGGGGCGGCTGGGATTCCAGCTATCTGGCCGATGATGCGGAGTACGATGATGCGCTCAGGCCTCAGCGGCTGAGCGAAGTCGTCGGGCAACGTGCTGTCGTCGAGCGGCTGGAAGTCTTTCTGGATGCGACCCGCAAACGGAACGAACCTTTAGGGCATCTGCTGCTGGATGGACCTCCCGGGTTGGGAAAAACCACCTTGGCTTCCGTCTTGCCACGTGAGCTGGGAACGGAACTGCAGATTACCTCTGGCCCCTCACTCAGTGCGCCCAAGGACCTGCTGCCTTATCTGACCAATGCCAGCCATGGTTCGTTTTTATTCATCGACGAAATCCATCGTATGCCGGCGACGGTGGAAGAATTTATCTATCCGGCGATGGAAGATTTTCGAGTCGATATCACCTTAGGCGAAGGTCTCAATGCACGTACTGTGAATATGAAGCTGCAGAAATTCACCGTAATTGGCGCCACCACGCGAAGTGGGATGTTAACGGCGCCCTTGCGCGATCGATTTGTTCGCCGCGAACATCTGGATTTTTACGAAGATGTGGAACTGATCGAAATCGTCCGCCGCAATGCGAAGAAACTGAGGACAGAGATTACCGATGAGGCTGCCTTCGAGATTGCTCGCCGCAGTCGAGGCACGCCGCGGAAGGCGAATAATCTACTTCGCTGGGCACGGGACTATGCGACCAGTAAGGCGGATGGTAATATTACCAATGACATCGTTGCCCGCGCCTTTGAAATGCTGGAAATCGATCAGATCGGTCTGGAGCGACAGGACAGGCGGTATCTGGAGACGTTGATCAAGACCTTTTCCGGAGGACCTGCAGGAGTCCAGGCACTCGGTCACAGCTTAAACATTCCAGCGGATACACTGGAAGACGAAGTCGAGCCATTTTTGCTCCGCTCCGGTTTTATTCAGCGATCTCCCCGTGGTCGTATCGTCACGATGGCTGCTTTAGAACATCTGAAATTGACACCCCCCGACGCGGGTGCACTGTTCGGTTAA
- the mnmG gene encoding tRNA uridine-5-carboxymethylaminomethyl(34) synthesis enzyme MnmG, with amino-acid sequence MSQSVTYDYDVVVVGAGHAGCEAALASARLGAKTALLTMNCDTVGQMSCNPAIGGVAKGQIVREIDALGGEMGRVIDETGIQFRMLNLSKGPAMHSPRAQADKKAYQFSMKWKVEQQDNLALRQEIVKSLIVEQGRIAGVQVHGEARYRARAVILTTGTFLQAIMHTGEAKTKGGRAGEGTTGTLSDSLAELGFELQRFKTGTPARLNGRTIDFSVLEEQPGDENPQPFSYMTEKINQPQMSCYLTETNEHVHRLINENLHRAPMYSGQINSTGPRYCPSIEDKVVRFSERNSHQVFLEPEGRYTNEYYCNGISTSLPRDVQDEMIHSIRGLENTEIMRYGYAVEYDFATPTQLKPTLETKRVEGLYFAGQLNGTTGYEEAAGQGLLAGLNAALKIAGKEDLVLDRNEAYLGVLIDDLVTKGVDEPYRMFTSRAEFRLLLRQDNADRRMTPIGRRVGSVGEERWQKFQTYEAEIAQIIEFIRATRYQGNSLEEWLRRQDIGWSEICEFAPALKEMSLSDRAIQQTLIEVQYAGYIRRQTAEIEKQKNVETLHIPDHIDYQLVPNLRNEAKEKLSRVKPRNIGQAGRISGLTPADLTVLVLYLNSSNRMAT; translated from the coding sequence ATGAGTCAGTCCGTTACGTATGATTACGATGTTGTTGTTGTCGGAGCCGGGCACGCCGGTTGTGAAGCTGCTTTAGCGTCTGCGCGCCTGGGAGCGAAGACGGCCCTGTTGACCATGAACTGCGATACCGTCGGTCAAATGAGTTGTAACCCTGCGATTGGCGGCGTTGCGAAAGGACAGATCGTTCGCGAAATTGACGCGCTCGGCGGAGAAATGGGGCGGGTGATCGACGAGACGGGAATTCAGTTCCGGATGCTGAATCTTTCCAAAGGGCCAGCCATGCATAGCCCGCGTGCGCAAGCCGACAAAAAAGCCTATCAGTTCAGTATGAAATGGAAAGTAGAACAGCAGGATAATCTGGCACTCAGGCAGGAGATTGTAAAGAGTCTGATTGTGGAACAGGGACGAATCGCCGGAGTACAGGTTCACGGCGAAGCCCGGTATCGTGCACGGGCCGTGATTCTGACCACAGGCACCTTTCTGCAGGCAATCATGCATACGGGAGAAGCGAAGACAAAAGGAGGCCGCGCCGGCGAAGGAACCACAGGCACGCTATCTGACAGTCTGGCCGAACTGGGATTTGAACTGCAGCGTTTTAAGACAGGAACTCCCGCACGGCTCAACGGTCGCACGATTGATTTTTCTGTTCTGGAAGAACAACCCGGCGATGAAAATCCTCAGCCCTTTTCATACATGACGGAGAAAATTAATCAGCCGCAGATGTCCTGTTATTTAACAGAGACCAACGAGCACGTTCATCGGTTGATCAATGAAAATCTTCACCGCGCACCAATGTATTCCGGGCAGATTAATTCAACGGGCCCGCGGTATTGTCCTTCGATCGAAGACAAAGTGGTGCGTTTTTCAGAGCGCAATTCGCATCAGGTATTTCTGGAACCGGAAGGCCGTTATACCAACGAGTATTATTGCAACGGGATCTCGACCAGTCTGCCTCGCGATGTTCAGGATGAGATGATTCATTCCATTCGGGGACTGGAGAATACGGAGATTATGCGCTACGGCTATGCCGTCGAATATGATTTTGCGACTCCTACACAATTGAAGCCGACTTTAGAAACGAAGAGAGTCGAAGGCTTGTACTTCGCCGGCCAGTTGAATGGGACCACAGGCTACGAAGAAGCCGCCGGGCAGGGACTGTTGGCCGGGTTGAACGCTGCCTTGAAGATTGCGGGTAAGGAAGACCTGGTATTGGATCGCAATGAAGCCTACCTGGGAGTACTGATTGATGACCTGGTGACAAAAGGCGTGGATGAGCCTTACCGGATGTTTACTTCGCGGGCCGAGTTTCGTTTGTTACTCAGACAGGATAATGCAGATCGGCGGATGACACCCATCGGTCGTCGCGTCGGTTCTGTCGGAGAGGAACGCTGGCAGAAATTTCAGACTTACGAGGCTGAAATCGCTCAGATCATCGAGTTCATTCGAGCGACCCGTTATCAGGGAAATTCACTCGAAGAATGGCTCCGCCGTCAGGATATTGGTTGGAGCGAGATCTGTGAATTTGCTCCTGCATTAAAAGAGATGTCCCTCTCGGATCGAGCCATCCAGCAAACGTTGATTGAAGTGCAGTATGCGGGATATATCCGACGTCAGACAGCCGAGATTGAGAAGCAGAAAAACGTGGAAACACTGCACATTCCTGACCATATCGATTATCAGCTCGTGCCCAACTTACGCAATGAAGCGAAGGAAAAGCTGAGTCGCGTCAAACCACGGAATATCGGTCAGGCGGGTAGAATCAGCGGTCTGACCCCGGCAGATTTAACGGTGCTTGTGCTTTATTTAAATAGCTCCAACCGGATGGCCACGTGA
- a CDS encoding response regulator produces the protein MKTVFTTGEAAKICKVSQQTIIRCFDSGQLKGFRVPGSRFRRIPRDVLFKFMKDNGIPTDALESGKRKALIVDDDEELVELIRDVLEADSRFEIRVANNGFDAGMMVKEYHPDIIILDVMLPDINGKEVCQRVRSDSSMDDVKIICISGMVEADKIDDLKAAGANDFMQKPFEVEQLADRVCTLLNLESVHATG, from the coding sequence ATGAAAACGGTCTTTACCACAGGCGAAGCCGCAAAGATTTGCAAAGTGAGTCAACAAACGATTATTCGCTGTTTTGATTCTGGCCAATTAAAGGGATTTCGTGTACCCGGCTCTCGCTTTCGTAGAATTCCTCGTGATGTCTTATTCAAGTTTATGAAAGACAATGGAATTCCCACCGATGCACTGGAAAGCGGAAAACGCAAGGCTCTGATCGTGGATGACGATGAGGAACTTGTAGAATTGATCCGCGATGTTCTGGAAGCAGACTCCCGATTTGAAATCCGCGTTGCCAACAATGGTTTCGATGCCGGAATGATGGTCAAAGAGTATCACCCCGATATTATTATTCTGGATGTGATGCTGCCTGACATCAATGGAAAAGAAGTCTGTCAGCGAGTCCGCAGCGATTCTTCCATGGACGATGTGAAAATCATTTGCATCAGTGGTATGGTAGAAGCAGACAAGATTGACGATTTAAAAGCGGCTGGCGCTAATGACTTCATGCAGAAACCATTTGAAGTCGAGCAACTGGCTGATCGGGTCTGTACGCTTCTGAATCTGGAATCCGTTCACGCTACCGGCTGA
- a CDS encoding sensor histidine kinase, with protein MLSETGALSLDLPDAYYRRLFALIPARSLESILNALSEVWCEAAVADASYIAVFDRRSQQLTGSIHRASPNETECFVANAIQSAHAGSEREQAESIFTQGRSFSRISDSPYEFYSIPSNQTEVVGVCLFSATRLTEKQPLISQLVELSQRLLAQVLDLKPALSNTVAEDTAAAERRVLPRVDKLEAMAEFAAGAGHEINNPVATIVGRVQMLLKGETDPERRRALTTIGGQAYRVRDMISDAMLFGRPPVPRPSLHNLKQTTEEVLASLDEAITHSESQLTVEIPESHSIWADETQWKVVLSNLILNSLNVLETGGQIRIVSEELTAGEKRSLHLRVIDNGPGLTDQEREHLFDPFFSARQAGRGLGFGLSKCWRIVSLHGGSIEAETNIDQGVTFHLIWPAENPAESENK; from the coding sequence ATGTTGAGCGAAACCGGTGCCCTCAGCTTGGATTTACCGGATGCGTATTACAGACGTCTGTTTGCATTGATTCCTGCGCGCTCACTGGAATCAATTCTTAATGCACTGTCTGAAGTCTGGTGTGAAGCCGCAGTCGCGGATGCCAGTTACATTGCCGTCTTCGATCGCCGGTCACAACAACTGACGGGCAGCATTCATCGGGCTAGCCCAAATGAAACAGAGTGTTTCGTTGCGAATGCGATTCAATCAGCGCATGCTGGTTCGGAGAGAGAGCAGGCTGAATCAATCTTTACTCAGGGCCGATCGTTTTCACGGATTTCCGATTCGCCCTACGAATTCTATTCGATTCCCTCTAATCAAACTGAGGTTGTGGGTGTGTGCCTGTTTTCCGCGACACGACTCACGGAAAAACAGCCTCTCATTTCCCAACTGGTAGAACTCAGCCAGCGTCTGTTGGCTCAAGTGCTGGATCTTAAACCTGCGTTATCAAACACCGTTGCAGAGGATACCGCCGCTGCAGAACGCCGCGTGCTTCCCCGTGTTGATAAACTGGAAGCGATGGCGGAATTCGCGGCTGGTGCCGGGCATGAAATCAATAATCCCGTCGCTACGATTGTGGGACGCGTGCAGATGTTGTTGAAAGGGGAAACAGATCCGGAACGCAGGCGAGCTCTCACGACCATCGGCGGGCAGGCTTATCGCGTCCGCGATATGATTAGTGATGCGATGCTGTTTGGCAGGCCCCCCGTTCCGCGCCCGAGTTTACACAATCTAAAGCAAACAACAGAGGAAGTCCTGGCAAGTCTGGACGAAGCCATTACCCATTCCGAAAGTCAGCTCACAGTTGAGATTCCCGAATCGCATTCAATCTGGGCCGATGAAACGCAGTGGAAGGTGGTGCTTAGTAATCTGATTCTGAATAGTCTGAATGTACTGGAAACTGGCGGTCAGATTCGGATTGTTTCAGAAGAATTGACTGCTGGAGAGAAGCGGAGCCTGCATCTGCGCGTGATTGATAATGGCCCCGGCTTAACAGACCAGGAACGGGAGCATCTATTTGATCCCTTCTTTTCTGCCCGACAGGCGGGGCGAGGCTTAGGGTTTGGGTTGTCAAAGTGCTGGCGGATTGTTTCGCTTCATGGAGGATCGATCGAAGCGGAAACGAATATCGATCAGGGTGTGACATTTCATCTGATCTGGCCTGCGGAAAATCCTGCAGAGAGTGAAAACAAGTGA
- a CDS encoding Na+/H+ antiporter NhaC family protein: MAAIHSFLIILTSFLGQTEKISDVPLKKEPARYAIEAPDVVVVGVPVSKVTIRALNVNGSLDTKFSGHPQQIIGIDLWIDEVDTALPPFKDGILELKTDLAKNQKVFVTSDTIIVDPDIRGAGSLEVYRISRWLSLLPPIVAVILAVWFRNIILALLVSIWCGAVILAHGNLFLGFVHTLDTFVIHEIVEPGSTDNSHMMIILFTMFLGAMVGVMSVGGGTAALVNRLSQYATKREHSQLMTWFMGLVVFFDDYANSLLVGSSMRPLTDRMKVSREKLAFLVDSTAAPVSGIAIISTWVGVEIGYIADSYASLGMAEDYYTTFLYSLPYRFYPLQLLAFVWLVAYLGHDFGPMLKAEVRTIAFNQVMRPGRFNIVEAESSAEKGELAHRQLLRNALIPLSVLLGLAMIGLWWTGTIEIERLNLERLQQGELLLEKNLRTILEHASPNRVLLISSFLASIAAVASCSFSKSLSLNECVEAWSVGAKSMFLAILILVLAWSVATVCDEGHLNTAGVLVEMLSGHLSPNWMPAITFLLAAAVSFATGSSWSTMGLLMPLSISVTYSLLVPLNEAEPNHHLMLGTIGGVLAGAIFGDHCSPISDTTVLSSAASGSDHLDHVLTQMPYAMTVAAVSVVFGYIPVGFGIQPYILLPVGLIVLFLILQFYGKSAEVEAKAILEAGVTAEEFNRSNGGESEPEEITDKDDAASEDQEESAEEPVEEA, from the coding sequence ATGGCGGCGATTCATTCCTTTCTGATAATTCTGACCAGCTTCTTAGGGCAGACCGAGAAGATTTCGGATGTACCTCTGAAAAAAGAGCCGGCAAGATATGCGATCGAAGCGCCTGACGTCGTTGTGGTCGGGGTCCCTGTCAGCAAAGTTACCATTCGTGCACTCAACGTCAATGGCTCGCTGGATACGAAGTTCTCTGGTCATCCTCAACAGATAATCGGTATCGATTTATGGATCGATGAAGTTGATACCGCCTTACCCCCGTTCAAAGACGGCATACTGGAACTGAAGACTGACTTAGCCAAGAATCAAAAAGTCTTCGTGACCTCTGATACAATCATCGTGGATCCGGATATTCGGGGGGCGGGGTCACTGGAAGTGTATCGGATTTCTCGCTGGTTAAGTTTGCTGCCTCCGATTGTGGCCGTGATTTTGGCGGTCTGGTTTCGAAATATCATTCTGGCACTGTTGGTCAGCATCTGGTGTGGGGCGGTGATTTTAGCCCACGGTAACCTGTTTCTGGGGTTTGTACATACCCTGGATACGTTTGTGATACATGAGATCGTCGAGCCGGGAAGTACCGACAATTCCCATATGATGATCATTTTGTTTACGATGTTCCTCGGTGCGATGGTCGGTGTGATGTCCGTCGGTGGAGGAACTGCTGCATTAGTCAACCGGCTTTCGCAGTACGCGACAAAACGCGAGCATAGTCAGCTCATGACCTGGTTTATGGGGCTGGTTGTCTTTTTTGATGATTATGCGAATTCATTGCTGGTCGGCAGTTCGATGCGGCCTTTAACAGATCGTATGAAAGTCTCCCGCGAAAAGCTTGCATTCCTGGTTGACTCGACCGCCGCTCCCGTTTCGGGGATTGCGATTATTTCGACCTGGGTGGGAGTGGAAATCGGTTACATTGCCGACTCCTATGCCAGCCTGGGGATGGCAGAAGATTACTACACCACGTTTTTATATAGTCTGCCTTACCGTTTTTATCCACTGCAATTACTGGCGTTTGTCTGGCTGGTCGCCTATCTGGGGCACGATTTTGGTCCGATGTTGAAGGCCGAAGTGCGTACGATTGCCTTTAATCAGGTCATGCGGCCCGGGCGTTTCAATATTGTCGAAGCCGAATCGAGTGCAGAAAAAGGAGAGCTGGCTCACCGCCAGTTATTGCGGAATGCGTTGATTCCGTTATCTGTGTTGCTGGGGCTGGCAATGATCGGCCTGTGGTGGACGGGGACGATTGAAATCGAGCGCCTGAATCTGGAGCGTTTGCAGCAAGGCGAATTGTTACTGGAAAAGAATTTACGGACGATTTTAGAGCATGCCTCTCCCAATCGGGTCTTACTGATTTCTTCGTTCCTGGCTTCGATCGCTGCCGTTGCCAGCTGCAGCTTTTCCAAGTCGCTTTCACTCAATGAATGTGTAGAAGCCTGGTCGGTCGGTGCCAAAAGTATGTTTCTGGCAATTCTGATTCTGGTTCTGGCCTGGTCGGTGGCCACGGTTTGTGACGAAGGTCATCTGAATACGGCCGGAGTACTCGTCGAAATGCTTTCGGGGCATCTCTCTCCGAACTGGATGCCTGCGATTACATTTCTGCTGGCAGCAGCCGTGAGTTTTGCCACCGGCAGTTCCTGGTCTACGATGGGGCTCTTAATGCCTTTGTCGATTTCCGTCACCTATAGCCTGCTGGTTCCATTGAATGAAGCCGAGCCGAATCATCATCTCATGCTGGGAACGATTGGCGGCGTGCTGGCGGGAGCGATTTTTGGCGATCATTGCTCGCCCATTTCCGATACGACGGTGCTTTCATCAGCGGCGTCCGGATCGGACCATCTGGATCACGTTCTCACACAAATGCCGTATGCGATGACCGTTGCCGCGGTTTCTGTTGTCTTCGGCTATATTCCCGTTGGCTTTGGTATTCAACCTTATATTCTCCTGCCGGTCGGTCTGATTGTCTTATTCCTGATTCTGCAGTTTTATGGAAAGTCGGCAGAAGTGGAAGCAAAAGCGATTCTGGAGGCGGGTGTGACTGCTGAGGAATTTAACCGTTCTAATGGTGGGGAGAGTGAGCCAGAAGAAATAACCGATAAAGATGATGCAGCATCCGAAGATCAAGAAGAGTCTGCAGAAGAGCCCGTAGAAGAGGCTTGA
- a CDS encoding dihydrodipicolinate synthase family protein: MQPQQKLSGIFTPNLVPYDSKGEINEPELRRYIDWLIEKGVHGLYPNGSTGEFTRFTPEERRRIVAIIADQTKGRVPILAGAAEANVRETIKACEYYHSLGIRAVAIVAPFYYKLSPASVYAYFKEIGDNTPIDVTLYNIPMFASPIDVPTIQRLSEECEKIVAIKDSSGDIPNMIRMIQAVRPNRPDFSFLTGWDAALMPLLLSGADGGTNASSGVVPELTRKLYDLTMSAQLDEARRVQYDLLTLFDTMIYSAEFPEGFRAAVELRGFQMGQGRQPSTSEQQTDISTLSRTLQCMLSQHGFTNEPIGGCATGITEELGSNDVSQIVQRVVAELNRRNLI; this comes from the coding sequence ATGCAGCCCCAGCAAAAACTCAGTGGAATTTTTACCCCGAATCTGGTCCCTTACGATTCCAAAGGCGAAATTAACGAGCCTGAATTGCGACGTTATATCGATTGGCTCATTGAAAAAGGGGTCCACGGGCTTTATCCCAACGGATCCACCGGCGAATTTACTCGCTTCACCCCCGAAGAACGTCGGCGGATTGTGGCGATCATTGCCGACCAGACCAAAGGGCGCGTGCCGATTTTAGCAGGAGCGGCAGAAGCCAACGTCCGCGAAACCATTAAAGCGTGCGAGTATTATCACAGTCTGGGAATTCGAGCCGTGGCGATTGTGGCTCCCTTTTATTACAAACTGAGCCCCGCTTCTGTTTATGCCTATTTTAAGGAAATTGGTGATAATACTCCGATTGATGTGACCCTGTATAACATTCCGATGTTTGCCAGTCCGATCGATGTGCCTACGATTCAACGTCTCTCTGAAGAATGCGAAAAGATCGTGGCGATCAAGGATTCATCGGGAGATATCCCGAATATGATTCGCATGATTCAGGCTGTGCGTCCGAACCGTCCCGATTTCTCTTTTCTGACCGGCTGGGATGCGGCGTTGATGCCTCTGTTATTGAGCGGTGCTGACGGGGGAACCAATGCCAGTTCGGGAGTCGTTCCTGAACTGACGCGGAAACTCTACGATCTGACGATGTCGGCCCAACTGGATGAAGCCCGTCGTGTGCAATATGACTTGTTGACCCTGTTTGACACGATGATTTACTCGGCAGAGTTTCCTGAAGGATTCCGTGCCGCTGTTGAACTGCGTGGTTTTCAAATGGGGCAGGGACGACAGCCAAGCACGTCAGAGCAGCAAACCGATATTTCCACCTTAAGCCGAACGCTGCAGTGTATGTTATCCCAGCACGGTTTTACGAATGAGCCGATCGGGGGCTGTGCTACCGGAATCACGGAAGAGTTAGGGAGCAACGACGTATCCCAAATTGTGCAACGCGTCGTTGCCGAACTCAACCGTCGGAATCTGATCTAG